A segment of the Bernardetia sp. genome:
AAAATATTTTGCTAAATAATTTAGCATTCTATTGTATTTTGTGTAAATTTGTAAACTTGTTATAAATCAAAAGATATTTACAAAACCTTTTGACTAATATTTTTAGCAATAAAAAACTACTAGAACTAAAGATAAAAGAAAATATATGAGTGCAGAAAATACGAATGGACACGCAGGCGACGAGTTACAAGAACATACAGAAAACTTTAATTCCTTAAATGGCAATGGAGCTTCTGATGTGCTTCCTGTTTCTGGACTGTATGAAAACTGGTTTTTAGATTATGCTTCTTATGTAATTTTGGAACGTGCTGTTCCTCGCATAGAAGATGGCTTGAAGCCTGTACAACGCCGATTGATGCACGCCATGAACGAAATGCACGACGGACGTTATCATAAAGTAGCAAATATTATTGGTCAGACAATGCAGTACCACCCACACGGAGATGCTTCTATTGGAGATGCGCTCGTCAATATGGGACAGAAAGATTTACTCGTCGACGCACAAGGAAACTGGGGAGATGTTCGTACAGGCGATGGAGCAGCAGCTTCTCGTTATATTGAGGCTCGTTTGTCTAAGTTTGCACTTGATGTTTTGTTCAACCCACAAACTACTGAATGGCAACTCTCTTACGATGGTAGAAAAAAAGAACCTACTGCGCTGCCAGTAAAATTTCCATTGCTCTTGGCACAAGGTGTAGAAGGAATTGCTGTCGGACTTTCTACCAAAATTTTGCCTCACAATTTTATAGAACTCATAGATGCTTCTATAGATGCGCTTAGAGGGAAAAAAGTTAATCTCTATCCAGATTTTCCGACAGGTGGTTTTGTCGATATAGATAATTATAACGGAGGAAAACGTGGTGGAAAAGTGCGTGTACGTGCTAGAATGGAACAAGTTGATAAAACTACGCTTGCTATTCGTGATATTCCTTTCGGAACAACAACGACAAGTTTGATAGATTCTATCTTGAAAGCTAATAGCAAAGGCAAGGTAAAAATCAAGAAAATAATCGATAATACAGCAGCCGAAGTAGAAATTTTGGTACAGCTTGCGCCCAATACTTCGCCAGACGTTACGATGAGTGCGCTCTATGCTTTTACAGATTGTGAAGTTTCTATTTCTCCAAATGCGTGTGTGATTATTGATGACAAACCTCATTTTATTGATGTAAATGAAATGTTAAAATCTTGTGCAGATTTTACACGTGATTTGCTCAAGCAAGAATTAGAAATTAGAGAAGCCGAACTCTTAGAAAAAATATTTTTCTCTTCTTTAGAACGGCTGTTTATAGATGAAGGGATTTATAAGCGAATAGAAGAAGCCAAAACGTGGGAAGAAGTTATCCAGACTATTCACAAAGGTTTAGAACCTTACAAAAAAGATTTTTATAGAGAAGTAACCGATGAAGACGTTACGAAACTGACAGAAATCAAAATCAAACGCATTTCCAAATACGACACAGCAAAAGCAGACGACTTGCGCCTCAAAATGGAAAAAGAATTGGAAGAGGTGCGTTATAATTTAGAAAATATTACGCCGTATTCTATCAATTATTTCAAGGAATTAAAGAAAAAATATGCAAAAGGAAGAGAACGCAAAACACAAATTTCTTCGTTTGACAATATTGAAGCAACCGTAGTAGCTGCCAACAATGCAAAACTTTATGTAAATCGTAAGGAAGGCTTTATCGGAATTGGTTTGAAAAAAGACGAGTTTGTTTGTGAGTGTTCAGACTTAGACGACATTATTATTTTTAGAGAAGATGGTGTAATGCAAGTTGTGAAGGTAGCTGATAAAGTTTTTGTAGGAAAAAATATCATTCACGTAGATGTTTTTAGAAAAGGGGATGAGCGAATGGTGTATAATATGGCATATTTAGACGGAAAAAAAGGCATTACGTATGTCAAACGTTTCCAAGTTTTGGGGGTAACTCGTGAAAGAGAATACAACCTTGCCAGCGACCACAAACTTTCTAAAGTACATTATTTCTCTGCCAATCCGAACGGAGAAGCCGAAGTTATCAATATTCTTTTGTCAAATGCGTGTAAAGCAAAAATCAAAAACTTTGACTTTAATTTTGCCGAATTAGAAATAAAAGGACGTGGTGTAAAAGGAAATCAGCTTACAAAATATCCAGTTCGTAGAATCAAACTTGCTAAAGAAGGAGAATCTACATTAGGAGCATTAGAAATCTATTACGACACTGTAACTGGAACGCTCAACAAAGATGAAATAGGTCAAAAGCTCGGCGATTTTGATAATGAAGATACAATTTTAGTTATTTATAAAGATGGAAGTTACGAACAAACCAACTACGAACTTACCAATCGTTATGATGTAAAACGAGTACTTTCTATTCAGAAATTCAACCCAGAAGCAATTATTTCGGCTGTTTACTACGATGGAAAAGGAAAAAATCACTACATCAAACGTTTTAAAATAGAGACTTCAACTGTTGGAAAAGAATTTACCTTTGTGCCAGAACATCAAAAATCTGAAGTTTTGGCTGTGTATTTTGAAGAAGAAGAAAGCAAGAACTTAAAAGTAGAAATTTTCTATCAGCAAAATCGTAAGAAGTTTAAAATTTCTTATTTGCTTCATACTTTAGAGGATATAAAAGGCTGGAGAGCGTTAGGTAGAAAACTAGAAGAACCTGCTATCTATAAAGCTAATTTTGTAGAGCCAGAGCCTTCAAAAGCAGAATCTTTATTTGACCCAACTGTAAAGGGAGATATAAAAAATAATGATTCTAAAAATGGAAAAGATGATTCTCTTTTTGGTTAAATCAATTTTGTAGGGATAATGCATGCATTGTCCCTACGATATATATTTTATTTTACAATTTGAAAATCCAACATTCAAAAATTTCAAAGTTTATTCCTAAAAACAGTTTGGGTAGAAGGCTTGTCATTCCAGATATTCACGGCTGTTTAGAGACATTTGAAGCTCTTTTATCAAAAATACAGCTAACTGAAAATGACCAGCTTTTTCTATTAGGAGATTACATCAATAAAGGTAATTATAGCAAAGAAGTTTTAGATTTGATTATTAATCTTCAAGAAAAACAGAGTAAAAAAGGGTATCAAATCTTTCCTCTGCGTGGCAATCACGAACAAATGATGTTGGAAGACGACAAATATGAAAATGAAGTAACTGAATTTGATAAAAAGCATTATGATTTTGTGTCCAGCTTACCTTATTTCTATGAGTTGGATAATTTTTTGCTCGTGCATGCAGGATTTAATCTTAATGATGAAACTCCATTTTTAGATACTGAATCTATGCTTTGGATAAGAGATTTTTCTATAAATGATGCTACTAAAAACTCTCTTTTCAAAAACAAAACGATTATCTTTGGACACAACCCAACATTTTTAAACGATATTTTGGTAGATATTGAAAGAAACGCTCCTTCTATCTGCTTAGATAATGGATGTGTTTACAAACACAAATGGTTTTTGGGCAACTTGTTATGTCTTGATTTAGATTCTTATGAAGTTTTGATACAAGAAAATGTTGAAAGCATTTTAGATATATAATTTTTAATCCTCAACTCTTAATTGGTATATGTGGAATCCATTTGCTCGTAAATACTCCTCAAAGGACAAACAACTAATGAATTTCCTTCGGAAAATGCTTTTATTTTCTTGTCTGACAGATGAGGAACTAATGGTGTTTTTGCCAAATCTTTATTTGAGAAATTATGCAAAAGAAGAAGTTGTTTTCTTTAGAAATGACCCAAGTCAAGCACTTTATATTGTAAAAATTGGTCAGATTAAATTAGAATTAGATATTGGAGAACGCTTTGAAGAACTAGGAAAAATAGAAGAAGGAAACTGTTTTGGAGAAAATTGTCTAGTACACGGTTCACATAGGCTTTACAATGCAATATGTTCGGATGCTGTTACACAGCTTTATATCTTGCCACTTGCCAATATCTTAGAAATATTTGAGGAATATCCTCGTATAAAATCAAAAATGTATGAAATGATGGCACAGCATCAGCAAGAACAAATTCAAAAAGTCTTTAATGCATATAGAGAATCTTTTGGCATTTTTGAGTTAAATCATTCGTATTTTAAAAACTAGTCGTTGTTAGAGACACGAACAACGGCAAGATGATTTTTTTCATAGCGAAGGGTTTGAAAACCCTTCGTTATGGAAAAAACACAGATTAAGCATCCATATCTATTTTTACATCGTCTGTAAGTGGGTGCGCTTGGCAGGTCAGAACATAGCCTTCTGTAATTTCAGCTTCACTAAGAGCTTCATTAGAATCCATAGTTACTTCTCCTGACAAACAAAGTCCACGACACGCCGTACAGAGTCCACTTTGGCAAGAATAAGGCATATCAATCTCATCATCTAAGGCAGCTTCTAAAATTGTCTTTTTAGCATCAACAGCTACTTCTAATTGCTCTCCATTGAGCGAAATAATAACGTTTTTTCTACCGTCTGGAACAACATTATCTGTGTCTTCAGCAACAGGTGCAAAGAAATTTTCTTTATGAACTGTATTACTATCTACATTCATTTCAGAAAGTGTTTCCTCTATGGTTTGCATCATTCCCTCTGGTCCACACAAATAAAAAATACTTTCCTTTTTGCTAGGCAAGTTTCCTAAAGTGGTTTTGATAAAATCTTTTGTAACTCTGCCTTTAAAATGATTTTCTTTTGTAGATATATCTGTTTTAGGCTGTGTCAAGACATAGATTACATTCAACCTGTCGCTATGTTTTTCTTTCAGTTTATCCAACTGGTCTTTAAAAATAATATTCTCCTCGTCTCTACACGTATAAATCAAGGAAACAACACTATTTTTTTCATAATTTAAAGCTACTTTTAGCATTGACATCAAGGGCGTAATACCACTTCCTCCAGCACAAAGCACAATATGACGACTGTTGTCTGGATGGGTTCTCAAAACAAAATTACCCATTGGCTCCATAATTTCTAACTTTTCACCAGCCTTTAAAGTATCATTTAATAAGTTTGATACCACTCCACCCTCTACTCGCTTTACTGTTACGGCAAGTGTACTATCCAAATGAGGAGCAGAACACAATGAATAAGCACGACGATACTTTTTACCGTTTTCATCTTTTACGATAAGTGTTAAAAACTGTCCTGCATAATAAGGAATTTTACGAAATAGAGGTTGCTTGAGGTGTATGGTGATTGCATCGGGAGTTTCCTTTACAATTTCTTTTATTTTTAAAGTTTGATAACGATTAGATGACATAAATCAGAATTAATGTTTTGAATATAAATGGTTAAGTTTTCTACAAATAGACCTATAAAAAATTATTGTCTCACTTTTTTGAAAATTTAGTGTGGTGCTTCACAATTATTTCTTAAATTTAAGTTACTTGCAAAGATAATCATTAGAACTTAGAGAAAGCAAAAACATCTTTTCATGACAGAAACCAAAATATTATCTTCTTCTTCCTTGGCAACTTCTGAATTTTCTGTACCTTCTCAAGACCAAGCACAAGCGTTGTTTTCATTCTTGAAATCAGTAAATAGTTGCTTGTCTTTTAGTGAATTATATACGTCTATCTCCCAACACTTAGAAAAAGTTTTTAATCTCCAATTTTCTATTGCTTTATCAGAAAACCAAGTTTTTTTTTCAGAAAAATATACCCAAAAGGATTTCTTAATAGATGAAAATTCAATGCAAGTATTGAATAAAGAAATCGCTCAAAAAGGTAACAGACCAAGAAAAATTATTTGTGTACAACAAGACAAGAAATACCATTTTTTGTATTTCCCACTTCAAAAAACCAGTCAGTTATTAAATATTTTTGTTTGTATATCAGCTCAAAATTATAAAAATATAGATGATAGTACAGTCAGTTTTTTAGATTGTTTTCATCAAATGATTCTTTCAGCCTTAGTTCGTTTGGACAGAAAAGAACACGATATAAAATTCAAAACTATCTTTGAAGCTTTTCAAGACATTTATTTCCAAACCGATACTGAAGGTACGATTACTTCTATNNNNNNNNNNGTAAAAGATATTTTAGGGTATTCTATCAACGAAATAGTGGGAAAGTCCCTTCATAGTTTTTTACTTTCAAAAGAAAATCTAGAAAATCTATTTTTTATACTAAAAGAGCGTAAAAAAATCAAAAACTATGAAATAAAAGTGATTTCAAAGCTAGGAGTAACTAAAAGACTGCTTTGTAATTTTCAAACGATTGAAAATCAATATTACCAAAATAACAAATTGCTTAGAGACATTGTAGGCATAGAAGGAATTGCTAGAGAGGTAAATGAAACTGAAAAAACAAATAAGGAAACAATAAAGTCGAAAAAAGAAGACATAGAGCGAATCTTAGAAAGCAAAAAACAGTTTTTGGCAGATATGGGTCATGAAATCAGAACTCCTATGAATGGAATCATAGGAATGATTGATTTGTTGCGAACTACTCCATTAGATAATGAACAAAATAATTATATAAATACTATTGAAGGTGCTTCAAAAAATTTGTTGTCTATCTTAAATAATGTATTAGATTTATCTAAAATAGAGGCAAATAAAATGCTTTTGAAACCAGAAGTATTTGAAATAGAACCTCTTTTAAACCAACTACCTCTACTTTTTGAAAAAGAACTGCAAAAAAAATCAATCTCACTTTCTATCTCGTTAGAAAAAGGAACTTCTCAATATATAATAGCAGATAAAAGCCGTTTGTTACAAATTTTCAGCAACCTTGTTTCTAATGCTA
Coding sequences within it:
- a CDS encoding DNA gyrase/topoisomerase IV subunit A, whose protein sequence is MSAENTNGHAGDELQEHTENFNSLNGNGASDVLPVSGLYENWFLDYASYVILERAVPRIEDGLKPVQRRLMHAMNEMHDGRYHKVANIIGQTMQYHPHGDASIGDALVNMGQKDLLVDAQGNWGDVRTGDGAAASRYIEARLSKFALDVLFNPQTTEWQLSYDGRKKEPTALPVKFPLLLAQGVEGIAVGLSTKILPHNFIELIDASIDALRGKKVNLYPDFPTGGFVDIDNYNGGKRGGKVRVRARMEQVDKTTLAIRDIPFGTTTTSLIDSILKANSKGKVKIKKIIDNTAAEVEILVQLAPNTSPDVTMSALYAFTDCEVSISPNACVIIDDKPHFIDVNEMLKSCADFTRDLLKQELEIREAELLEKIFFSSLERLFIDEGIYKRIEEAKTWEEVIQTIHKGLEPYKKDFYREVTDEDVTKLTEIKIKRISKYDTAKADDLRLKMEKELEEVRYNLENITPYSINYFKELKKKYAKGRERKTQISSFDNIEATVVAANNAKLYVNRKEGFIGIGLKKDEFVCECSDLDDIIIFREDGVMQVVKVADKVFVGKNIIHVDVFRKGDERMVYNMAYLDGKKGITYVKRFQVLGVTREREYNLASDHKLSKVHYFSANPNGEAEVINILLSNACKAKIKNFDFNFAELEIKGRGVKGNQLTKYPVRRIKLAKEGESTLGALEIYYDTVTGTLNKDEIGQKLGDFDNEDTILVIYKDGSYEQTNYELTNRYDVKRVLSIQKFNPEAIISAVYYDGKGKNHYIKRFKIETSTVGKEFTFVPEHQKSEVLAVYFEEEESKNLKVEIFYQQNRKKFKISYLLHTLEDIKGWRALGRKLEEPAIYKANFVEPEPSKAESLFDPTVKGDIKNNDSKNGKDDSLFG
- a CDS encoding metallophosphoesterase family protein; its protein translation is MKIQHSKISKFIPKNSLGRRLVIPDIHGCLETFEALLSKIQLTENDQLFLLGDYINKGNYSKEVLDLIINLQEKQSKKGYQIFPLRGNHEQMMLEDDKYENEVTEFDKKHYDFVSSLPYFYELDNFLLVHAGFNLNDETPFLDTESMLWIRDFSINDATKNSLFKNKTIIFGHNPTFLNDILVDIERNAPSICLDNGCVYKHKWFLGNLLCLDLDSYEVLIQENVESILDI
- a CDS encoding Crp/Fnr family transcriptional regulator, giving the protein MWNPFARKYSSKDKQLMNFLRKMLLFSCLTDEELMVFLPNLYLRNYAKEEVVFFRNDPSQALYIVKIGQIKLELDIGERFEELGKIEEGNCFGENCLVHGSHRLYNAICSDAVTQLYILPLANILEIFEEYPRIKSKMYEMMAQHQQEQIQKVFNAYRESFGIFELNHSYFKN
- a CDS encoding ferredoxin--NADP reductase; the encoded protein is MSSNRYQTLKIKEIVKETPDAITIHLKQPLFRKIPYYAGQFLTLIVKDENGKKYRRAYSLCSAPHLDSTLAVTVKRVEGGVVSNLLNDTLKAGEKLEIMEPMGNFVLRTHPDNSRHIVLCAGGSGITPLMSMLKVALNYEKNSVVSLIYTCRDEENIIFKDQLDKLKEKHSDRLNVIYVLTQPKTDISTKENHFKGRVTKDFIKTTLGNLPSKKESIFYLCGPEGMMQTIEETLSEMNVDSNTVHKENFFAPVAEDTDNVVPDGRKNVIISLNGEQLEVAVDAKKTILEAALDDEIDMPYSCQSGLCTACRGLCLSGEVTMDSNEALSEAEITEGYVLTCQAHPLTDDVKIDMDA